A stretch of the Longimicrobium sp. genome encodes the following:
- a CDS encoding transcriptional regulator, whose protein sequence is MADPKPSEPLASSVLRSVAGSADEGSAELDRLIHERVRLGIVSALAVNTSMAFNELKTMLALTDGNLSVHARKLEEAGYVVCTKSFEGRTPRTEYALTDAGRTALEAYLNHMEALIHAVRDR, encoded by the coding sequence GTGGCTGATCCGAAGCCTTCGGAGCCGCTCGCCAGCTCGGTCCTGCGCAGCGTCGCCGGCTCGGCCGACGAGGGCTCGGCAGAGCTGGACCGGCTGATCCACGAGCGCGTGCGGCTGGGAATCGTCAGCGCGCTGGCGGTGAACACGTCCATGGCGTTCAACGAGCTCAAGACCATGCTGGCGCTGACGGACGGCAACCTGAGCGTGCACGCCCGCAAGCTCGAGGAGGCCGGCTACGTGGTGTGCACCAAGAGCTTCGAGGGGCGCACGCCCCGTACGGAATACGCCCTGACCGACGCGGGGCGCACGGCACTGGAGGCGTATCTGAACCACATGGAAGCGCTGATCCACGCCGTTCGCGATCGCTGA
- the murB gene encoding UDP-N-acetylmuramate dehydrogenase has protein sequence MDELAARLGADRLERDVPLAPHTTFKIGGPADLMFRALTPDELAQAVLAARELEMPFFLLGLGANILVGDGGFRGLVIKNDVQTIDWLDDTRVKAGSGVKIYHDLIQMTVARGLGGLQHYVGIPSTVGGAVWQNLHFLSPPPERERTMFIEEVVEGATILSEEGEVREVGLDYFQFGYDYSILHDRKDVVLDVTFRLEPTDRQVMRDTIRENLMWRDDRHPDLWLYPSAGSIFQKLEGVGAGRLIDQCGLKGHVLGNAQIFPKHANIMVNLGGATSADVRALIDLAQTTVKRELGYELKTEIGMVGEF, from the coding sequence GTGGATGAGCTTGCGGCCCGGCTGGGGGCGGACCGCCTGGAGCGCGACGTCCCGCTGGCGCCACATACCACGTTCAAGATCGGCGGCCCGGCGGACCTGATGTTCCGGGCGCTGACCCCCGACGAACTGGCGCAGGCGGTGCTGGCCGCGCGCGAGCTGGAGATGCCCTTCTTTCTGCTGGGGCTGGGCGCCAACATCCTGGTGGGCGACGGCGGGTTCCGCGGCCTGGTGATCAAGAACGACGTGCAGACCATCGACTGGCTCGACGACACGCGGGTTAAGGCCGGGTCAGGGGTCAAGATCTACCACGACCTGATCCAGATGACGGTGGCGCGCGGGCTGGGGGGGCTGCAGCACTACGTGGGCATTCCCAGCACGGTGGGCGGGGCGGTGTGGCAGAACCTGCACTTCTTGTCGCCGCCGCCGGAGCGCGAGCGCACGATGTTCATCGAGGAGGTGGTGGAGGGCGCCACCATCCTGTCCGAAGAAGGCGAGGTGCGCGAGGTGGGGCTGGACTACTTCCAGTTCGGCTACGACTACAGCATCCTGCACGACCGCAAGGACGTGGTGCTGGATGTCACCTTTCGCCTGGAGCCCACCGACCGCCAGGTGATGCGCGACACCATCCGCGAGAACTTGATGTGGCGCGACGACCGCCACCCCGACCTGTGGCTGTATCCCAGCGCGGGGAGCATCTTCCAGAAGCTGGAGGGCGTCGGCGCCGGGCGGCTGATCGACCAGTGCGGCCTGAAGGGGCACGTGCTGGGTAACGCGCAGATTTTTCCCAAGCACGCCAACATCATGGTGAACCTGGGCGGTGCGACGAGTGCGGACGTGCGAGCGCTCATTGACCTCGCGCAGACGACCGTGAAGCGTGAGCTCGGGTACGAGTTGAAGACGGAGATCGGGATGGTGGGCGAGTTCTGA
- a CDS encoding DUF2442 domain-containing protein, with product MAAITDLNRNAVSGAASGGGEPRAASAWYDESARVVMVEMKNGCRFGFPPDLVHGLQGGTPAQLAAVEVWEDGEVLHWEELDADADLNGLMLHAFNVKAWAARYLGSATSEAKARAARENGKKGGRPRGKAAPG from the coding sequence ATGGCGGCGATCACTGACCTGAACAGAAACGCGGTGTCCGGCGCGGCCTCGGGCGGAGGCGAGCCCCGCGCCGCCAGCGCGTGGTACGACGAATCGGCACGGGTGGTGATGGTGGAGATGAAGAACGGGTGCCGGTTCGGGTTCCCCCCGGACCTGGTGCATGGGCTGCAGGGCGGCACCCCCGCGCAGCTGGCGGCGGTAGAGGTGTGGGAAGACGGCGAGGTGCTGCACTGGGAAGAGCTGGACGCCGACGCCGACCTGAACGGGCTGATGCTGCACGCCTTCAACGTCAAGGCCTGGGCGGCGCGGTACCTGGGCTCGGCCACGTCCGAGGCCAAGGCCCGGGCGGCCCGTGAAAACGGGAAAAAGGGCGGGCGCCCGCGCGGGAAGGCCGCTCCGGGCTGA
- a CDS encoding glycogen-binding domain-containing protein — MIVRLTLGCALLLASRAVAQGWTAEAAAGRALHDPVAARVATTSASLGLGYQGTGRWLYLSAGVPVQGSGPTWSAGGLGGWLPFSTIQGVDLGLNASVNGYAYGASGPNAGGTGGTAELLPTLGWRRGVLSASLSSGISAATDVTGDSSTTRGFHDSAGRLAFALSDGIEVGGDARLLRGEGGDWPYAGGTAELRRAWGGAWAHAGSWLGGHHPRPAASYGAGVRVRVMAGASLQASVRQEPFDPLLWSTPRRTWNLQVSRALGRQRQPRPALLPEVVFGEAVFRLPRKDHAEPPAVVGDFSGWQPVPMVVDGEWWVARVRIAPGVHHFSYRLADGQMMLPPGVPSVDDGFGGRSAVVVVP; from the coding sequence GTGATCGTCCGGCTGACGCTGGGCTGCGCGCTCCTCCTGGCGTCGCGCGCCGTGGCCCAGGGCTGGACCGCCGAAGCCGCCGCCGGCCGCGCCCTTCACGATCCCGTCGCCGCGCGCGTCGCCACCACTTCCGCCTCGCTGGGGCTGGGATACCAGGGCACCGGCCGGTGGCTGTACCTGTCCGCCGGGGTGCCGGTGCAGGGCAGCGGACCCACGTGGAGCGCCGGCGGGCTGGGCGGATGGCTCCCGTTCTCCACCATCCAGGGAGTGGACCTGGGCCTCAACGCCTCCGTCAACGGCTACGCGTACGGCGCCTCCGGCCCCAACGCGGGCGGAACCGGGGGGACGGCGGAGCTGCTGCCCACGCTGGGCTGGCGGCGCGGCGTGCTGTCCGCCTCGCTCAGCTCCGGAATTTCCGCCGCGACGGACGTGACGGGCGATTCCAGCACCACGCGCGGCTTTCACGACTCCGCCGGCCGTCTCGCGTTCGCCCTGTCCGACGGCATCGAGGTGGGAGGAGACGCGCGGCTGCTTCGCGGCGAGGGCGGCGACTGGCCGTACGCGGGGGGAACCGCGGAACTGCGGCGGGCATGGGGAGGCGCGTGGGCCCACGCCGGCAGCTGGCTGGGCGGCCACCACCCCCGCCCCGCGGCGTCGTACGGCGCCGGCGTGCGCGTGCGCGTGATGGCCGGCGCCAGCCTGCAGGCCTCCGTGCGCCAGGAGCCGTTCGATCCCCTTCTCTGGAGCACGCCGCGTCGCACCTGGAACCTCCAGGTCTCGCGCGCCTTGGGGCGGCAGCGCCAGCCCCGGCCCGCGCTGCTGCCCGAAGTCGTCTTCGGCGAAGCCGTGTTCCGGCTGCCGCGGAAGGACCACGCCGAGCCCCCCGCCGTCGTCGGTGACTTCAGCGGCTGGCAGCCGGTGCCGATGGTGGTGGATGGAGAGTGGTGGGTGGCGCGGGTACGGATCGCGCCCGGAGTTCACCACTTCTCCTACCGCCTGGCGGACGGGCAGATGATGCTGCCACCGGGCGTGCCGTCGGTGGACGACGGGTTCGGCGGCCGCTCGGCCGTGGTGGTGGTTCCGTGA
- a CDS encoding TIGR04283 family arsenosugar biosynthesis glycosyltransferase: protein MPRISIIIPALNEAAAIQATLAPLQPLRARGHEVVVVDGGSVDGTPEIARAMADRVIASPRSRAAQQNAGAAAATCDVLLFLHADTLLPPDPDFLVLDGMQASGRGWGRFDVRLSGVAPGLRVVERMISLRSRVTGIATGDQAIFVRAEWFRRAGGFPPVPLMEDVALSTALKRLGPPLCLRERVTTSSRRWEERGIARTILLMWRLRLAYALGADPARLADRYR from the coding sequence ATGCCGCGCATCTCCATCATCATCCCCGCGTTGAACGAGGCCGCCGCCATCCAGGCCACGCTCGCCCCACTGCAGCCGTTGCGGGCTCGCGGTCACGAGGTGGTGGTGGTGGATGGGGGAAGCGTGGACGGCACGCCGGAGATTGCACGCGCCATGGCGGATCGGGTGATCGCCTCTCCGCGCAGCCGGGCGGCGCAGCAGAACGCGGGCGCCGCCGCCGCGACGTGCGACGTGCTGCTCTTCCTACACGCCGACACGCTTCTTCCGCCGGATCCGGACTTCCTGGTGCTGGATGGGATGCAGGCCTCGGGACGGGGCTGGGGGCGCTTCGACGTACGGCTGAGCGGCGTTGCGCCCGGGCTGCGCGTCGTCGAGCGGATGATCAGCCTGCGTTCGCGCGTGACCGGAATCGCGACGGGCGACCAGGCGATCTTCGTCCGCGCGGAGTGGTTCCGGCGCGCGGGCGGCTTCCCACCGGTTCCGCTGATGGAAGACGTGGCGCTGTCTACGGCGCTGAAACGTCTCGGCCCGCCGCTGTGCCTGCGTGAGCGGGTCACCACGTCCAGCCGGCGGTGGGAGGAGCGGGGGATCGCGCGGACCATCCTGCTGATGTGGCGCCTGCGGCTGGCCTACGCGCTGGGTGCCGACCCCGCCCGCCTCGCCGACCGGTATCGATGA
- a CDS encoding DUF4160 domain-containing protein has translation MPVVLRMDGFVFRVNTYDHPPPHVHVRVAGTWARIAVGPLRAEPYLMPGCTMRDKDVAGALEIARTCQAHLLSEWRNYHGGDH, from the coding sequence ATGCCAGTCGTACTGCGTATGGACGGGTTCGTGTTCCGGGTGAACACCTACGATCATCCGCCGCCGCACGTTCACGTGCGCGTTGCGGGTACGTGGGCGCGCATCGCGGTGGGGCCGCTGAGGGCCGAGCCGTACCTGATGCCCGGATGCACCATGCGCGACAAGGACGTGGCGGGCGCGCTGGAAATCGCGCGTACGTGCCAGGCTCACCTGCTTTCCGAGTGGAGGAACTACCATGGCGGCGATCACTGA
- a CDS encoding NifU family protein — MIQLTDTSRDKINGLVQAEVVRDPALRIALREGASLVDREYDISLVEREDKQKTEIAINLEGIRVFLNLDTSNLLSGATIDWSDEQGGFRVETPRPSRPAAPTVSATGSAGVSGPLAEKVQRLFDDEVNPRIASHGGSVELVDVADDVIYVRMMGGCQGCAASAMTLRQGIERMVREEIPEVRDIVDLTDHDAGANPYY, encoded by the coding sequence ATGATTCAGCTGACCGATACCTCGCGCGACAAGATCAACGGCCTGGTGCAGGCCGAGGTGGTGCGCGACCCCGCGCTGCGCATTGCGCTGCGCGAAGGCGCCAGCCTGGTGGACCGCGAGTACGACATCTCCCTGGTGGAGCGCGAAGACAAGCAGAAGACGGAGATCGCCATCAACCTCGAAGGCATTCGCGTCTTTCTGAACCTCGACACCAGCAACCTGCTCAGCGGCGCCACCATCGACTGGTCCGACGAGCAGGGTGGGTTTCGGGTAGAGACGCCCCGTCCCTCGCGCCCCGCCGCGCCCACGGTCAGCGCCACGGGGTCGGCCGGCGTCTCGGGCCCGCTCGCCGAAAAGGTGCAGCGGCTGTTCGACGACGAGGTGAACCCGCGCATCGCATCGCACGGCGGCTCGGTGGAGCTGGTGGACGTGGCCGACGACGTGATCTACGTCCGCATGATGGGCGGATGCCAGGGCTGCGCCGCCTCGGCCATGACGCTGCGGCAGGGCATCGAGCGCATGGTGCGGGAAGAGATCCCCGAGGTGCGCGACATCGTGGACCTCACGGACCACGACGCGGGCGCGAACCCGTACTACTGA
- a CDS encoding PAS domain S-box protein produces MNTALPPGLHLHDGLRRLAELHLGSLDGLEPGWLRFLEAVDAEFRRAEEARGLLAGTPGTAAGDLLDRYYRLQSDVAALDRAAEALRESDRQFRELAETVAAATFVYQGTRFRYVNAAAEELTGYTRAELLAMTFWDMVHPDFRELVRERGLARQRGEPVPPRYEFKILRKDGGERWLDFTAGVVEYGGEAAALGTAFDITAYREAEAELQRQALVFDSLYDAVMFTDMNGRLAGWNRASERVYGWTREEALGRGPELWLGPERAQEVAQEVFDALDSAGRWQGRIPFVRKDGSEGVSETLVMPLLDATGRRVGAVGVNRDVTDRERAQEELRRSEERYRLMVAGSEQVFFYSHDRAGRFEYVSPSVASVLGYAPEELVGRSYHELHPSPESDGQVDEQTAQTMASGGTPNTYPTTAKHRDGHMVALELVETAVTRGNRVVGVHGFARDVTPRRAAERALRESEGRYRSLFEQSRDAIYMTTVDGNFVDMNSACLELFAYTREQMLRMRVGDLYANPADRQRFRDEITRAGYVRDHEVRLRRADGEAIDALLSASLRTAPDGTVLGYQGIIHDITERKRAEEQLSYGALHDALTGLPNRLLFVDRLEHAAERVRRGDHLSLAVLFLDIDRFKVVNDSLGHGVGDQLLREAAERLEQALRPGDTLARFGGDEFTVLLEGIQGPLEATHLAEKLLHAIAEPFMLERHEVFATASVGISLSATGSEKPDELLRDADAALSRAKILGKNRYEVFDRAMHAQALSRLRLESDLRRALERGELRLAYQPIVSLASGGVEGFEALLRWRHAERGDITPAEFIPLAEETGLILPIGRWVIEETCAQMKRWREQLGHGRVSMSVNLSPLQFAQPDLADHLAATMASCGVEPARFRLEITETVLLDHEANAVLMLERLREMGVVLCMDDFGTGYSSLGYLHRFPLDVVKIDRSFVRRMDRDGRSAQLVHAIVNLARNLRVGVVAEGVETREQLAALRGMACDEAQGFLFAEPMPAEKAALMISANPHW; encoded by the coding sequence ATGAACACCGCCCTGCCTCCGGGCCTTCACCTGCACGACGGGCTGCGCCGGCTTGCCGAGCTGCACCTGGGCTCGCTCGACGGCCTGGAGCCCGGCTGGCTGCGCTTTCTGGAAGCGGTGGACGCCGAGTTCCGCCGTGCCGAAGAGGCGCGCGGGCTGCTGGCGGGCACCCCCGGCACCGCGGCGGGCGACCTGCTGGACCGCTACTACCGCTTGCAGAGCGACGTCGCCGCGCTCGACCGCGCCGCCGAGGCGCTGCGCGAAAGCGACCGGCAGTTCCGCGAACTGGCCGAAACCGTCGCCGCCGCCACCTTCGTCTACCAGGGCACGCGCTTCCGCTACGTGAACGCCGCCGCCGAGGAGCTTACCGGCTACACCCGGGCCGAGCTGCTGGCGATGACGTTCTGGGACATGGTGCACCCCGACTTTCGCGAGCTGGTGCGCGAGCGCGGGCTCGCCCGCCAGCGCGGCGAGCCCGTTCCGCCGCGGTACGAGTTCAAGATCCTGCGCAAGGACGGCGGCGAGCGCTGGCTGGACTTTACCGCCGGCGTGGTGGAGTACGGCGGCGAGGCCGCGGCGCTGGGCACCGCGTTCGACATCACCGCGTACCGGGAGGCGGAGGCCGAGCTTCAGCGGCAGGCCCTGGTGTTCGACAGCCTGTACGACGCGGTGATGTTCACGGACATGAACGGCCGCCTCGCGGGATGGAACCGCGCGTCGGAGCGGGTCTACGGCTGGACGCGCGAGGAGGCGCTGGGGCGCGGGCCCGAGCTGTGGCTGGGGCCCGAGCGGGCCCAGGAGGTGGCCCAGGAGGTGTTCGACGCGCTGGACAGCGCCGGGCGCTGGCAGGGGCGCATCCCCTTCGTGCGCAAGGACGGCAGCGAGGGCGTATCGGAAACGCTGGTGATGCCGCTGCTGGACGCCACCGGGCGGCGGGTGGGGGCGGTGGGGGTGAACCGCGACGTCACCGACCGCGAACGGGCCCAGGAGGAGCTGCGGCGCAGCGAAGAGCGCTACCGGCTGATGGTGGCCGGGAGCGAGCAGGTGTTCTTTTACTCGCACGACCGGGCCGGCCGCTTCGAATACGTGTCGCCCTCCGTCGCCAGCGTGCTGGGCTACGCGCCCGAGGAGCTGGTGGGGCGCAGCTACCACGAGCTTCACCCCTCGCCCGAGTCCGACGGGCAGGTCGACGAGCAGACCGCCCAGACCATGGCGTCGGGGGGCACGCCCAACACCTACCCCACCACGGCGAAGCACCGCGACGGGCACATGGTGGCGCTCGAGCTGGTGGAAACGGCGGTCACCCGCGGCAACCGGGTGGTGGGGGTGCACGGATTCGCGCGCGACGTCACCCCCCGGCGCGCCGCCGAGCGCGCGCTGCGCGAAAGCGAGGGCCGCTACCGCTCGCTCTTCGAGCAGTCGCGCGACGCCATCTACATGACCACGGTGGATGGAAACTTCGTGGACATGAACTCGGCGTGCCTGGAGCTGTTCGCCTACACGCGCGAGCAGATGCTGCGCATGCGGGTGGGCGACCTGTACGCCAACCCGGCCGACCGCCAGCGCTTTCGTGACGAGATCACCCGCGCGGGGTACGTGCGCGACCACGAGGTGCGCCTGCGGCGCGCCGACGGCGAGGCCATCGACGCCCTCCTTTCCGCTTCGCTGCGCACCGCGCCCGACGGCACGGTGCTGGGCTACCAGGGCATCATCCACGACATCACCGAGCGCAAGCGGGCCGAGGAGCAGCTTTCCTACGGCGCCCTTCACGACGCGCTGACGGGTCTTCCCAACCGCCTGCTGTTCGTGGACCGGCTGGAGCACGCCGCCGAGCGGGTGCGCCGCGGCGACCACCTGTCGCTGGCGGTGCTGTTCCTGGACATCGACCGCTTCAAGGTGGTCAACGACTCGCTGGGCCACGGCGTGGGCGACCAGCTGCTGCGCGAGGCGGCGGAGCGGCTGGAGCAGGCGCTGCGCCCCGGCGACACGCTGGCCCGCTTCGGCGGTGACGAGTTCACCGTGCTGCTGGAGGGGATCCAGGGCCCGCTCGAGGCCACGCACCTCGCCGAGAAGCTGCTTCACGCCATCGCCGAGCCCTTCATGCTGGAGCGGCACGAGGTGTTCGCCACGGCCAGCGTGGGCATTTCGCTCTCCGCCACGGGGAGCGAAAAGCCCGACGAGCTGCTGCGCGACGCCGACGCCGCGCTCAGCCGCGCCAAGATCCTCGGCAAGAACCGCTACGAGGTGTTCGACCGCGCCATGCACGCGCAGGCGCTGTCACGGCTGCGGCTGGAGTCGGACCTGCGGCGGGCGCTGGAGCGGGGCGAGCTTCGCCTGGCCTACCAGCCCATCGTGTCGCTGGCTAGCGGCGGGGTGGAGGGCTTCGAGGCGCTGCTGCGCTGGCGGCACGCCGAGCGGGGCGACATCACCCCCGCCGAGTTCATCCCCCTGGCCGAGGAAACGGGGCTGATCCTGCCCATCGGCCGCTGGGTGATCGAGGAAACCTGCGCCCAGATGAAGCGATGGCGCGAGCAGCTGGGTCACGGGCGGGTGTCGATGTCGGTGAACCTGTCGCCCCTGCAGTTCGCCCAGCCCGACCTGGCCGACCACCTTGCCGCCACCATGGCCAGCTGCGGGGTGGAGCCCGCACGGTTCCGGCTGGAGATCACCGAGACGGTGCTGCTGGACCACGAGGCCAACGCGGTGCTCATGCTGGAGCGGCTGCGCGAGATGGGCGTGGTGCTGTGCATGGACGACTTCGGCACGGGGTACTCGTCGCTGGGCTACCTTCACCGCTTTCCTCTGGACGTGGTGAAGATCGACCGCTCGTTCGTGCGGCGGATGGACCGCGACGGGCGGAGCGCGCAGCTGGTGCACGCCATCGTGAACCTGGCGCGCAACCTTCGCGTGGGGGTGGTGGCCGAGGGGGTGGAGACGCGCGAGCAGCTGGCGGCGCTGCGGGGGATGGCCTGCGACGAGGCGCAGGGCTTCCTCTTCGCCGAGCCCATGCCGGCGGAGAAGGCGGCGCTGATGATCTCCGCCAACCCGCACTGGTGA
- a CDS encoding glycogen-binding domain-containing protein: MKDIHDYLDGSRSGADLPPGDRARADELRALLDRAAAHVRSAPAPDLAARVMDALPERVPSRGWRAVTDWLWNPRPLRLTFRPAYALAGGLCALAAAVAIPTLEGDRTPARVAIAPVTATAAQPVVYVQFRLETRARQVAIAGTFTGWQPTVPLQESETGVWTALVPLKPGVHDYVFVVDGTEWVPDPHAPQQVDDDFGGTNSRISLPPLGSA, translated from the coding sequence ATGAAAGACATACACGACTACCTCGACGGCAGCCGCTCCGGCGCTGATCTGCCACCCGGCGATCGCGCGCGTGCCGACGAGCTGCGTGCGCTCCTCGACCGCGCCGCCGCGCACGTGCGTTCCGCGCCCGCGCCGGACCTGGCCGCGCGCGTGATGGACGCGCTCCCGGAGCGCGTGCCCAGCCGCGGCTGGCGCGCCGTCACCGACTGGCTGTGGAACCCGCGTCCGCTGCGCCTGACCTTCCGCCCCGCGTACGCGCTGGCGGGCGGCCTGTGCGCGCTCGCCGCCGCCGTCGCCATCCCCACGCTGGAGGGCGACCGGACCCCCGCGCGCGTCGCCATTGCGCCCGTCACGGCCACGGCCGCGCAGCCCGTGGTCTACGTGCAGTTCCGGCTGGAGACGCGGGCGCGCCAGGTAGCCATCGCCGGCACCTTCACCGGCTGGCAGCCCACCGTTCCGCTGCAGGAATCCGAGACCGGCGTATGGACGGCGCTGGTGCCGCTGAAGCCCGGCGTGCACGACTACGTCTTCGTGGTCGACGGCACCGAGTGGGTGCCGGACCCCCACGCCCCGCAGCAGGTGGACGACGATTTCGGCGGCACCAACAGCCGCATCTCGCTTCCGCCGCTGGGCTCGGCGTGA
- a CDS encoding DUF4173 domain-containing protein, producing MNGADAALASREAAGMAISRGTRTGLGVLGAAVAVGIAGDLLLRSAPWGINITLFTFVLVAAIVGLQRWVETDDAAVGWIPLALGAAALMAWRDSPTLKALTLSALALVLALAMLRARGGHVRLAGLANLALGALASVADAAVGTVSLLTRDVRWKELGGGGWPVAIAVLRGTAIGLPLLLVFGLLLSAADAAFERLLGSVFGFDLASGMGHVLLAAFIAWLAGGVLRTMAVGGDQPGPDVVRPAGLSLGMVEVGTALGMLNALFLAFVLVQLPYFFGGVARVQAAGSTTFSEYARRGFFELVTVAGLVLPLLLLADWIVRREKPGHERAFRLLVGMQVALLFVIMASGLHRMRLYWGAYGLTELRLYTTAFMLWLGVVFVWFVWTVLRGHRQRFAWGALMAAVEMMVLLHVANPDAMIVRVNASRADAAARFDAIYAARLSADAVPPLLSTLRAVDDSPTRCHAAERLLARWEGEGDWRSWSLSRGRASSAVARHRKELQSMACPAAPASVATSLPARPAVGR from the coding sequence ATGAACGGAGCAGATGCGGCCCTCGCCTCGCGCGAGGCAGCGGGCATGGCGATCAGCCGGGGGACGCGCACGGGCCTGGGCGTGCTCGGCGCGGCGGTGGCCGTCGGAATCGCGGGCGACCTGCTGCTGCGCAGCGCGCCCTGGGGCATCAACATCACGCTCTTCACCTTCGTGCTGGTGGCGGCCATCGTCGGCCTGCAGCGGTGGGTTGAGACGGACGACGCGGCGGTGGGATGGATTCCTCTGGCACTGGGCGCCGCGGCGCTGATGGCCTGGCGCGACTCGCCCACGCTCAAGGCGCTCACCCTGTCGGCGCTCGCGCTGGTGCTGGCACTGGCGATGCTGCGGGCGCGCGGCGGCCACGTGCGGCTGGCGGGGCTGGCCAACCTGGCGCTCGGCGCCCTCGCGTCCGTGGCCGACGCCGCGGTGGGCACGGTGTCGCTGCTGACCCGCGACGTGCGCTGGAAGGAGCTGGGGGGCGGCGGATGGCCGGTCGCCATCGCAGTCCTGCGCGGCACCGCCATCGGCCTGCCCCTGCTGCTGGTGTTCGGCCTGCTGCTTTCGGCGGCGGACGCGGCGTTCGAGCGGCTGCTGGGCAGCGTCTTCGGCTTCGACCTGGCGTCGGGGATGGGGCACGTGCTGCTCGCCGCGTTCATCGCCTGGCTCGCGGGCGGCGTGCTGCGGACGATGGCCGTGGGCGGCGACCAGCCGGGGCCGGACGTTGTACGCCCGGCGGGGCTGTCGCTGGGGATGGTGGAGGTGGGCACCGCGCTGGGGATGTTGAACGCGCTGTTCCTGGCCTTCGTCCTCGTGCAGCTGCCGTACTTCTTCGGCGGGGTCGCGCGCGTGCAGGCAGCGGGTTCGACCACCTTCTCGGAGTACGCGCGGCGCGGGTTCTTCGAGCTGGTGACGGTGGCCGGCTTGGTGCTGCCCCTGCTGCTGCTGGCCGACTGGATCGTCCGGCGCGAAAAGCCCGGGCACGAGCGCGCGTTCCGGCTGCTGGTGGGCATGCAGGTGGCGCTGCTGTTCGTGATCATGGCCAGCGGCCTTCATCGCATGCGGCTGTACTGGGGCGCCTACGGGCTCACGGAGCTGCGGCTGTACACCACGGCCTTCATGCTGTGGCTGGGCGTTGTGTTCGTCTGGTTTGTGTGGACCGTGCTGCGCGGCCATCGGCAGAGGTTCGCCTGGGGCGCGCTGATGGCGGCGGTGGAGATGATGGTGCTGCTGCACGTCGCCAACCCCGACGCCATGATCGTCCGCGTGAACGCCTCGCGTGCCGACGCGGCCGCGCGCTTCGACGCCATCTACGCCGCCCGGCTGAGCGCGGACGCGGTGCCGCCGCTGCTGTCTACGCTCCGGGCCGTGGACGACAGCCCCACCCGATGCCACGCCGCCGAGCGCCTGCTCGCGCGCTGGGAGGGCGAGGGCGACTGGCGCAGTTGGAGCCTGTCGCGCGGCCGCGCCTCCTCGGCCGTCGCCCGCCATCGCAAGGAACTCCAGTCGATGGCCTGTCCCGCGGCACCGGCGTCGGTCGCGACTTCACTGCCGGCTCGCCCGGCGGTGGGGCGATGA
- a CDS encoding cold-shock protein has translation MRQNGTVKWFNDAKGFGFITPQDGAKDCFVHYSAIQGSGFRTLVEGDAVEYDLVDGEKGPAAANVVAVR, from the coding sequence ATGCGCCAGAACGGTACCGTTAAGTGGTTCAACGACGCCAAGGGCTTCGGGTTCATCACGCCGCAGGACGGGGCGAAGGACTGCTTCGTCCACTACTCCGCCATCCAGGGCTCGGGCTTCCGTACGCTCGTGGAAGGCGATGCGGTGGAGTACGATCTGGTGGACGGTGAAAAGGGTCCGGCGGCGGCGAACGTCGTAGCGGTCCGCTAA
- a CDS encoding di-trans,poly-cis-decaprenylcistransferase, whose translation MQRTFTISPNPGMHVALIMDGNGRWAAARGLPRLAGHREGAKAVRRIVEAAPGLGIGTVTLYAFSSDNWGRPPREVAGLMRLFRGYLAGEAQRCVENGVRLRVIGRRDRLPEVLVRQVRAAEDATAGGTRLTLRIALDYSARDALMRAAALATGDSREDFAVALGRAMGEDEPAPDVDLLVRTGGEQRLSDFLLWECAYAELYFTPLAWPEFDPAALGRAVEWFQGRERRFGRLKSA comes from the coding sequence ATGCAAAGAACTTTCACCATCAGCCCGAATCCAGGGATGCACGTGGCCCTCATCATGGACGGCAACGGGCGATGGGCCGCCGCGCGCGGCTTGCCCCGGTTGGCGGGGCACCGCGAGGGGGCCAAGGCGGTGCGCCGCATCGTGGAGGCGGCGCCGGGGCTGGGCATCGGCACGGTGACGCTCTACGCGTTTTCGTCAGACAACTGGGGCCGCCCCCCGCGCGAGGTCGCCGGGCTGATGCGCCTGTTCCGGGGCTACCTGGCGGGCGAGGCGCAGCGCTGCGTGGAGAACGGGGTTCGCCTTCGCGTGATCGGCCGGCGCGACCGGCTGCCGGAGGTGCTCGTGCGCCAGGTGCGCGCGGCGGAGGATGCCACGGCGGGCGGTACCCGGCTGACGCTGAGGATCGCCCTGGACTACTCGGCTCGCGACGCGCTGATGCGGGCGGCGGCGCTGGCGACCGGTGATTCGCGCGAGGACTTCGCGGTGGCACTCGGCCGCGCGATGGGCGAGGACGAGCCCGCGCCGGACGTGGACCTGCTGGTCCGCACCGGCGGCGAGCAGCGGTTGAGCGACTTTCTGCTCTGGGAGTGCGCCTACGCCGAGCTGTACTTCACCCCGCTCGCCTGGCCGGAGTTCGATCCCGCCGCGCTCGGCAGGGCGGTGGAGTGGTTCCAGGGGCGGGAGCGGCGGTTTGGGCGGCTGAAGAGTGCGTGA